The following are from one region of the Actinopolyspora halophila DSM 43834 genome:
- a CDS encoding FGGY-family carbohydrate kinase, with product MNTPGARGGSGGFEPLVAGVDVATAEVRVLVLDARGGRRAAAAQGLPAPRRDETGASEQDARSWWPAVRDCLARCTAELGPAAGGIRALAISATSGTVAAVDEDAEPVAPALMYDDRSGTRQAELAREAGAARWADIGITPSAASGLAHLGVLAERLGDSRARLLHTPEVLGERLVGHPVAADTSHALKSGYDPVRGRWAHEALEALGVARERLPEVVEPARGLGRVSPEAARETGLPTSCEVRSGMTDGCAGQLAAGAVRAGQVVTVLGTTLVLKAVSRELVHDPAGVVYSHRHPGGGWLPGGASNTGGEALADVDPSRLGELDGAASARGPAGAVCYPLRRGGERFPFRSDRARGFLLGDPDEVELHRARLEGVAFCEKLALDRLARLGVEVTEPVRTVGGGARSELWCRVRAAVLERPVLRVRGAETSLGAALLAASGTVHADPAGAAEEMVPRGELVEPAEREVAALAENYRKFHSELVDRGWLHEE from the coding sequence GTGAACACGCCGGGAGCGCGCGGCGGCTCGGGGGGATTCGAGCCGCTGGTGGCCGGGGTGGACGTGGCCACGGCCGAGGTGCGGGTGCTGGTGCTGGACGCCCGCGGCGGGCGCCGGGCCGCGGCCGCGCAAGGCCTGCCCGCGCCCCGCCGGGACGAGACGGGGGCCTCCGAGCAGGACGCCCGCAGCTGGTGGCCGGCGGTGCGGGACTGCCTGGCCCGGTGCACGGCCGAGCTCGGCCCCGCCGCCGGGGGAATCCGGGCGCTGGCGATCAGCGCGACCTCCGGGACCGTGGCCGCCGTCGACGAGGACGCCGAACCGGTGGCCCCGGCGCTGATGTACGACGACCGGAGCGGAACACGGCAGGCCGAGCTGGCGCGGGAAGCCGGGGCCGCGCGCTGGGCCGACATCGGGATCACCCCCTCGGCCGCCTCCGGACTGGCCCACCTGGGAGTGCTGGCCGAGCGGCTCGGCGACTCGAGGGCGCGGCTGCTGCACACCCCGGAGGTGCTCGGCGAGCGGCTCGTCGGTCATCCGGTGGCCGCCGACACCAGCCACGCGCTGAAGAGCGGCTACGACCCGGTTCGCGGCCGGTGGGCGCACGAGGCGCTGGAGGCGCTGGGGGTCGCGCGGGAGCGGCTCCCCGAGGTGGTCGAGCCCGCGCGCGGGTTGGGTCGCGTTTCCCCGGAGGCAGCGCGGGAGACGGGGTTGCCGACCTCCTGCGAGGTGCGTTCCGGCATGACCGACGGGTGCGCGGGTCAGCTCGCCGCCGGGGCGGTGCGCGCGGGCCAGGTGGTCACGGTGCTCGGCACGACCCTGGTGCTCAAGGCCGTCTCGCGGGAGCTGGTGCACGACCCGGCCGGGGTGGTTTACAGCCATCGGCACCCCGGGGGCGGCTGGCTGCCGGGCGGGGCCTCCAACACCGGGGGCGAGGCCCTGGCCGATGTGGATCCCTCCCGGCTGGGTGAACTGGACGGGGCGGCTTCCGCGCGAGGCCCTGCCGGTGCGGTCTGCTACCCGCTGCGGCGCGGTGGCGAACGCTTCCCGTTCCGCTCCGACCGGGCGCGCGGTTTCCTGCTGGGCGATCCCGACGAGGTGGAGCTGCATCGGGCGCGGCTGGAGGGGGTGGCCTTCTGCGAGAAGCTCGCGCTGGACAGGCTGGCCCGACTGGGGGTCGAGGTGACCGAGCCGGTGCGCACCGTCGGCGGCGGGGCGCGCAGCGAGTTGTGGTGCCGGGTGCGCGCTGCGGTGCTGGAACGGCCCGTGCTGCGCGTGCGCGGTGCGGAGACCTCGCTGGGGGCCGCGCTGCTGGCCGCGAGCGGAACCGTGCACGCGGATCCGGCCGGCGCGGCCGAGGAGATGGTCCCGCGGGGTGAGCTGGTCGAGCCCGCCGAGCGGGAGGTCGCCGCGCTGGCCGAGAACTACCGGAAGTTCCACTCCGAGCTGGTCGACCGCGGCTGGCTGCACGAGGAGTGA
- a CDS encoding SDR family NAD(P)-dependent oxidoreductase: MSNEDFALHGNTALVTGGGRGIGLNIARSLAEHGAEVVIGEIDPDNGKLAAEEVGGEFVHLDVTDSGRVAEVVRDIVDNHGSLDVSVHNAGMVRNENAEDTTDESWRDVLRLNLDGVFYCCREVGKAMLDQGHGSIVNIASMSGMISNHPQAQVSYNTSKAGVITMTKSLAGEWADRGVRVNAISPGYIGTDLLQGVQRTQPEWYSSWLEQTPMGRVGKPSELGPLAVYLASSASSFMTGSNVVIDGGFTSW, translated from the coding sequence ATGAGCAACGAGGACTTCGCACTGCACGGCAACACCGCACTGGTCACGGGAGGTGGCCGGGGTATCGGGCTGAACATCGCTCGTTCCCTGGCCGAGCACGGGGCCGAGGTGGTGATCGGCGAGATAGACCCCGACAACGGCAAGCTCGCCGCGGAGGAGGTCGGCGGCGAGTTCGTCCACCTCGACGTGACCGACTCGGGGCGGGTGGCCGAGGTCGTGCGGGACATCGTCGACAACCACGGCTCGCTGGACGTCTCGGTGCACAACGCCGGAATGGTGCGCAACGAGAACGCCGAGGACACCACCGACGAGTCCTGGCGGGACGTGCTGCGGCTCAACCTCGACGGCGTGTTCTACTGCTGCCGCGAGGTCGGCAAGGCCATGCTGGACCAGGGGCACGGTTCCATCGTCAACATCGCCTCCATGTCCGGCATGATCTCCAACCACCCGCAGGCGCAGGTCTCGTACAACACCTCCAAGGCCGGGGTGATCACGATGACCAAGTCGTTGGCGGGCGAGTGGGCCGATCGCGGGGTGCGCGTCAACGCGATCTCTCCCGGATACATCGGAACCGACCTGCTCCAGGGAGTTCAGCGGACCCAGCCGGAGTGGTACTCGTCCTGGCTGGAGCAGACCCCGATGGGGCGGGTCGGCAAACCCTCCGAGCTGGGGCCGCTTGCCGTCTACCTCGCCTCGAGCGCCAGCAGCTTCATGACCGGCAGCAACGTCGTGATAGACGGTGGGTTCACCTCCTGGTGA
- a CDS encoding amidohydrolase family protein has protein sequence MRRRKSSTTSFAEGTAIVTEAAGASRRGTTRLLISNVRVFDGLGGPPRAGYVLIDGRKISEVGTGDVPRPSSTDTAVIDGGGRVLIPGLSDAHVHIVLAGSTRSELMTGGAGVGYLKGAAEAEAMLMRGFTTVRDMGGDTGDLKRLIDADVLPGPRIYPSQAGVSQTAGHGDFGMVYDEPKVLGGSPTRTEELGVMRVADGRPQVLAAVREQLKRGASQIKMMAGGGVASAYDPLEVLQFTADELRAGVEAAADWGTYVAVHVYTGPGIRRAVEAGVRVIEHGHLAEEDDIRRMADEGARLSTQPFLESDHSYSNPVSAEKNRRVCRGVESTFAWAAEHDVPLAFGTDLLLDPAKSSKQSEMLTRLARFCGGSSAGLTVATSGNAELFRLSGARDPYQAPVPAEGNQETDRPEPPHLNHLGVLAEGAWADMLLVEGDPTQDLGVLGDPETNLAVIIKDGRVHKNTLA, from the coding sequence ATGAGACGTCGGAAAAGTTCGACGACGAGCTTCGCGGAAGGAACTGCGATCGTGACAGAAGCGGCCGGGGCAAGCCGGCGAGGCACAACCAGGCTCCTGATCAGCAACGTGCGGGTCTTCGACGGGCTCGGTGGCCCTCCGCGTGCCGGATACGTGTTGATCGACGGTCGGAAGATCTCCGAGGTCGGCACCGGTGACGTGCCGCGGCCGAGCTCCACGGACACAGCCGTCATCGACGGGGGTGGGCGGGTGTTGATCCCCGGGCTCAGCGATGCTCACGTCCACATCGTGCTGGCCGGGTCCACCCGGAGCGAGTTGATGACCGGCGGCGCCGGGGTGGGATACCTGAAGGGGGCCGCCGAGGCGGAGGCGATGCTGATGCGCGGGTTCACCACGGTTCGGGACATGGGTGGGGACACCGGTGATCTCAAGCGCCTGATCGACGCCGACGTGCTGCCGGGCCCGCGGATCTACCCCAGCCAGGCGGGAGTTTCCCAGACCGCCGGGCACGGTGATTTCGGCATGGTCTACGACGAACCCAAGGTGCTGGGTGGATCCCCCACGCGAACCGAGGAACTGGGTGTAATGCGGGTCGCGGACGGACGCCCGCAGGTGTTGGCCGCCGTGCGGGAGCAGCTGAAGAGGGGGGCCTCCCAGATCAAGATGATGGCCGGTGGTGGTGTGGCCTCGGCCTACGATCCGCTGGAGGTGCTGCAGTTCACCGCGGACGAGCTGCGCGCAGGGGTCGAGGCCGCCGCTGACTGGGGGACCTACGTCGCCGTGCACGTCTACACGGGTCCGGGAATCAGGCGGGCGGTCGAGGCCGGGGTCAGGGTGATCGAGCACGGGCACCTGGCGGAGGAGGACGACATCAGGCGGATGGCCGACGAAGGCGCCCGGCTGAGCACCCAACCGTTCCTCGAAAGCGATCACTCCTACTCGAATCCCGTCTCCGCGGAGAAGAACCGCCGGGTGTGCCGGGGGGTGGAGAGTACCTTCGCCTGGGCGGCCGAGCACGATGTCCCGCTCGCGTTCGGCACCGACCTGTTGCTGGATCCGGCCAAGAGTTCCAAGCAGAGCGAGATGCTCACCCGCCTGGCGCGGTTCTGCGGTGGTTCGAGCGCCGGGCTGACAGTGGCGACCTCCGGCAACGCGGAGCTGTTCCGCCTGTCCGGGGCGCGTGATCCGTACCAAGCTCCTGTCCCGGCCGAGGGGAACCAGGAAACCGACCGGCCGGAGCCGCCCCATCTCAATCACCTGGGTGTCCTCGCCGAGGGCGCGTGGGCGGACATGTTGCTGGTCGAGGGCGATCCCACCCAGGACCTGGGGGTCCTCGGCGATCCCGAGACCAATCTGGCGGTGATCATCAAGGACGGTCGCGTGCACAAGAACACGCTGGCCTGA
- a CDS encoding HAD family hydrolase, whose amino-acid sequence MTVSQVTEPRSTDQLRAVVFDMDGVLVESEHLWERMWSRYTARHGHEWSSADTSTVQGMSSPEWSAYLGRVCGSPEPVSEIERAVVDDMIAALDDGEIQLLDGAREMVTEVSAVAPIALASSAARRLIDAVLDRNGLTEHFAATVSSAEVPRGKPSPDVYAEAAERLGHTGSECAAVEDSSNGIRAAHAAGMSVVAIPNPAYPPKPDAVESATVVAESLSHVRRTLLSMLSAPVVESEGA is encoded by the coding sequence ATGACGGTCAGTCAAGTAACCGAGCCGCGGTCGACGGACCAGCTGCGCGCGGTCGTGTTCGACATGGACGGCGTGCTGGTGGAGAGCGAACACCTCTGGGAACGGATGTGGAGCCGCTACACCGCCCGCCACGGACACGAGTGGAGCTCCGCCGACACCTCGACGGTGCAGGGCATGAGCTCCCCGGAATGGTCGGCCTACCTCGGTCGGGTGTGCGGGTCGCCGGAGCCCGTCTCGGAGATCGAACGGGCGGTCGTCGACGACATGATCGCCGCGCTGGACGACGGCGAGATCCAACTGCTCGACGGGGCACGCGAGATGGTCACCGAGGTCAGCGCGGTGGCCCCGATCGCGCTGGCCTCCTCGGCGGCGCGGCGGCTCATAGACGCCGTGCTCGACCGCAACGGACTCACGGAACACTTCGCGGCCACCGTGTCCAGCGCCGAGGTCCCCAGGGGCAAACCCAGTCCCGACGTGTACGCCGAAGCGGCCGAACGACTCGGACACACCGGATCCGAATGCGCGGCCGTCGAGGACTCCAGCAACGGTATCCGGGCGGCTCACGCGGCCGGGATGAGCGTGGTGGCGATCCCGAACCCCGCGTACCCGCCCAAGCCGGACGCCGTCGAGTCGGCCACCGTCGTGGCCGAGTCGCTGTCCCACGTCCGGCGCACCTTGCTGTCCATGTTGTCCGCCCCGGTGGTCGAAAGCGAAGGTGCCTGA
- a CDS encoding ferritin: MTTTEQRSEKQETKFHLLLQQQVRSEFNASQQYIALAVWFDENDLPRLAAHFYKQALEERNHGMMIVKFLMDNDISVSIPSTDEVRNEFDEARELVALALSQEREVTAEIENLAKTARAEDDYIGEQFMQWFLKEQVEEVAQMSTLLNVLDRAEGNLFEVENFLAREQVGDEGADPSAPEAAGGAL, translated from the coding sequence ATGACCACGACGGAGCAACGGAGCGAAAAGCAGGAAACCAAGTTCCACCTGTTGCTGCAGCAGCAGGTGCGCAGCGAGTTCAACGCCTCGCAGCAGTACATCGCGCTGGCTGTGTGGTTCGACGAGAACGACCTCCCCAGGTTGGCCGCGCACTTCTACAAGCAGGCCCTTGAGGAACGCAACCACGGAATGATGATCGTCAAGTTCCTGATGGACAACGACATTTCCGTGAGCATTCCGTCCACCGACGAGGTGCGCAACGAATTCGACGAGGCCCGCGAACTCGTGGCCCTGGCGCTTTCCCAGGAGCGCGAGGTCACCGCCGAGATCGAGAACCTCGCCAAGACCGCCCGCGCCGAGGACGACTACATCGGCGAGCAGTTCATGCAGTGGTTCCTCAAGGAGCAGGTCGAGGAGGTCGCGCAGATGTCCACGCTGCTGAACGTGCTCGACCGCGCCGAGGGCAACCTGTTCGAGGTGGAGAACTTCCTGGCCCGCGAGCAGGTCGGCGACGAGGGCGCCGACCCCTCGGCTCCCGAGGCCGCGGGCGGCGCGCTCTGA
- a CDS encoding MFS transporter: MAQQPPGAVSADTAPDNRNRLERIGIPKPLFWGFVGVLIFMIGDGVEISYLTEYLTSSQGGGLAGAQASFATVTIYGLAVMIASWFSGTLSSIWGPRYVMWLGAAWWIVFEILFLFVAVPSQSYALILTIYGIRGFAYPLFSYAFLVWAQVASPVHMRGSVAGWFWFVFTGGLPTLGAAVAALAIGPLGMSLHATLVLSLVLVAIGSLIGCFGIHEPHGTKPIADESVTNPRSPKRLLEGVDILWRDKRTLAGGLTRIVNTAPEFGFFAMFPFVFGPETPGGGFLSTSEVAALSSITYAANIVANLGFGVLGDYFGWRRTVTWFGCVGCAIATPLWYFAAIGSQSFAVASVLGAIYGVLLAGFVPLSALMPSMVSTKDKGSSLAVLNFGAGGAAFLGPVTVYLVHPVLGGGGVAITFALMYVVVAVLSSYVKDPSDPGEAKANRGAPSDTPAETATT; encoded by the coding sequence TTGGCACAGCAGCCACCAGGCGCGGTGAGTGCGGACACCGCGCCGGACAACCGGAACCGGTTGGAAAGAATAGGCATCCCCAAGCCGCTGTTCTGGGGATTCGTCGGCGTGCTGATCTTCATGATCGGCGACGGTGTGGAGATCAGCTACCTGACCGAGTACCTGACCAGCTCCCAGGGCGGCGGGCTGGCAGGCGCTCAGGCGAGCTTCGCCACGGTGACCATCTACGGCCTCGCCGTGATGATCGCGTCGTGGTTCTCCGGAACGCTGTCCTCGATCTGGGGACCGCGCTACGTGATGTGGCTCGGCGCTGCCTGGTGGATCGTCTTCGAGATCCTCTTCCTGTTCGTCGCCGTACCGAGCCAGAGCTACGCGCTGATCCTGACGATCTACGGCATACGCGGGTTCGCCTACCCGCTGTTCTCCTACGCCTTCCTCGTCTGGGCCCAGGTCGCCAGCCCCGTGCACATGCGCGGTTCGGTCGCGGGCTGGTTCTGGTTCGTCTTCACCGGCGGACTGCCCACCCTCGGTGCGGCGGTGGCCGCGCTGGCCATCGGACCGCTCGGCATGAGCCTGCACGCCACACTGGTGCTGTCGCTGGTACTGGTGGCCATCGGCAGCCTCATCGGCTGCTTCGGCATCCACGAACCGCACGGCACCAAGCCGATCGCCGATGAGAGCGTGACCAACCCGCGCAGCCCCAAGCGCCTGCTCGAGGGCGTCGACATCCTCTGGCGCGACAAGCGAACCCTCGCGGGCGGCCTGACCAGGATCGTCAACACCGCCCCCGAGTTCGGCTTCTTCGCGATGTTCCCCTTCGTCTTCGGACCGGAGACCCCGGGTGGCGGCTTCCTCAGCACTTCCGAGGTGGCCGCGCTGAGCAGCATCACCTACGCCGCGAACATCGTGGCGAACCTGGGCTTCGGAGTGCTCGGCGACTACTTCGGCTGGCGGCGCACCGTCACCTGGTTCGGCTGCGTCGGATGCGCGATCGCCACTCCGCTGTGGTACTTCGCGGCCATCGGTTCGCAGAGCTTCGCGGTCGCTTCCGTTCTCGGCGCCATCTACGGCGTGCTGCTGGCCGGGTTCGTGCCGCTGTCCGCGCTTATGCCCTCGATGGTCTCCACCAAGGACAAGGGCTCCTCGCTGGCCGTGCTGAACTTCGGCGCGGGCGGTGCCGCCTTCCTCGGCCCGGTGACGGTCTACCTCGTGCACCCCGTGCTCGGTGGCGGCGGTGTCGCGATCACCTTCGCGCTGATGTACGTGGTGGTGGCCGTGCTGTCCAGCTACGTCAAGGATCCCAGCGATCCGGGCGAGGCCAAGGCGAACCGCGGCGCCCCGAGCGATACTCCGGCGGAAACGGCGACCACCTGA
- a CDS encoding glycoside hydrolase family 3 protein, which yields MTYRATGSRLRRLFPSMAGLAVVTLLTAGLAPASAGTSRADYQDPSLPVQQRVDDLMSRMSLRDKIGQMVQIERDAAGPAEVADNRIGSVLSGGGSTPESNTPEAWADMYDRYQRAALDTPLGIPLLYGVDAVHGHNNLRGATIFPHNIGLGAADDPKLVQRIGAATAEEVAATGIDWTFSPCLCVARNDRWGRTYEAFGETPELPEKMTKEITGYQGERLGEAPSSIMATAKHYVGDGGTTGGQDQGNTQLSERELREIHLEPFRKAIKRDVASVMVSYSSWNGTKMHAHEYLVQDVLKRELGFDGIVLSDYDALHQLDGDDSTLTASEVRRSVNAGLDMIMLSTDHAKFLRLLRQEVESGNIPMRRIDDATARILTKKFEMGLFENPFAQRDLLPTVGSDEHRALARQAVRESQTLLENDGVLPLSPEEDEVFVAGSNADDIGNQSGGWTISWQGSSGDITEGTTILEGIRQVSNSKVTYDEQGDGIDGSYDAAVAVVGEKPYAEYEGDRPDGVRLSEEDLNTIAKLRSSGVPVAVVTVSGRPVDVSEHVDGWNALLASWLPGTQGGGVADVLFGEYNPTGKLPVTWMRSYEQQPINEGDHKDPLYPYGYGLSYHDSGNPGHGHPGHGHPGHGHPGHGNPGHGNPGHGNPGHGNPGHGNPGHGSGPPA from the coding sequence ATGACGTATCGAGCGACCGGAAGTCGCTTACGTCGTCTGTTCCCGTCGATGGCGGGCCTGGCGGTGGTCACACTGCTGACCGCGGGGCTGGCGCCCGCTTCGGCGGGGACGTCGCGGGCCGACTACCAGGACCCGTCCCTGCCCGTTCAGCAGCGGGTCGACGACCTGATGTCGCGGATGTCGCTGCGGGACAAGATCGGTCAGATGGTCCAGATCGAGCGGGACGCCGCGGGCCCGGCCGAGGTGGCGGACAACCGCATCGGCTCGGTGCTCAGCGGCGGCGGCTCGACGCCGGAATCGAACACCCCCGAGGCGTGGGCCGACATGTACGACCGCTACCAGCGCGCGGCCCTGGACACGCCCCTGGGAATCCCGCTGCTGTACGGCGTCGACGCCGTGCACGGGCACAACAACCTGCGCGGTGCCACGATCTTCCCGCACAACATCGGACTGGGTGCCGCGGACGACCCGAAGCTGGTCCAGCGGATCGGTGCCGCCACGGCCGAGGAGGTCGCCGCGACCGGCATCGACTGGACGTTCTCCCCGTGCCTGTGCGTGGCCAGGAACGACCGCTGGGGACGCACCTACGAGGCATTCGGCGAGACCCCGGAACTGCCCGAGAAGATGACCAAGGAGATCACCGGTTATCAGGGCGAGCGGCTCGGCGAGGCCCCGAGCTCGATCATGGCCACGGCCAAGCACTACGTGGGCGACGGTGGAACCACCGGCGGGCAGGACCAGGGGAACACGCAGCTCAGCGAGCGCGAGCTGCGCGAGATCCACCTCGAGCCGTTCCGCAAGGCGATCAAGCGCGACGTCGCCTCGGTGATGGTCTCCTACAGCAGCTGGAACGGTACGAAGATGCACGCCCACGAGTACCTGGTCCAGGACGTGCTCAAGCGGGAGCTGGGCTTCGACGGCATCGTGCTCTCCGACTACGACGCGCTGCACCAGCTCGACGGTGACGACTCGACGCTGACCGCCTCCGAGGTGCGCAGGTCGGTCAACGCTGGCCTGGACATGATCATGCTGTCCACCGACCACGCCAAGTTCCTGCGGCTGCTGCGCCAGGAGGTGGAGTCGGGCAACATCCCGATGCGGCGCATCGACGACGCCACCGCCCGCATCCTGACCAAGAAGTTCGAGATGGGGCTGTTCGAGAACCCCTTCGCCCAGCGCGACCTGCTGCCCACCGTGGGCAGTGACGAGCACCGGGCCCTGGCGCGGCAGGCGGTGCGCGAGTCCCAAACCCTGCTGGAGAACGACGGGGTGCTGCCGCTCTCGCCCGAGGAGGACGAGGTGTTCGTGGCGGGCTCCAACGCCGACGACATCGGCAACCAGAGCGGCGGTTGGACCATCAGCTGGCAGGGCTCCAGCGGCGACATCACCGAGGGGACGACGATCCTCGAGGGGATCCGGCAGGTGTCGAACTCGAAGGTCACCTACGACGAGCAGGGTGACGGCATCGACGGCAGCTACGACGCCGCGGTCGCGGTGGTCGGTGAGAAGCCCTACGCCGAGTACGAGGGTGACCGTCCCGACGGGGTTCGGCTCAGCGAGGAGGACCTGAACACGATCGCCAAGCTGCGTTCCTCCGGGGTCCCGGTGGCCGTGGTGACGGTGTCCGGGCGTCCGGTGGACGTTTCCGAGCACGTAGACGGCTGGAACGCGCTGCTGGCCTCCTGGTTGCCCGGAACCCAGGGCGGTGGGGTGGCCGACGTGCTGTTCGGCGAGTACAACCCCACCGGCAAGCTCCCGGTGACCTGGATGCGCTCCTACGAGCAGCAGCCGATCAACGAAGGGGATCACAAGGATCCGCTGTACCCGTACGGGTACGGGCTGAGCTACCACGACTCCGGGAACCCGGGACACGGCCACCCGGGACACGGCCACCCGGGACACGGCCACCCGGGGCACGGGAACCCGGGGCACGGGAACCCGGGGCACGGGAACCCGGGGCACGGGAACCCGGGGCACGGGAACCCGGGACACGGCTCCGGCCCTCCGGCCTGA
- a CDS encoding HAD family hydrolase, whose product MNESDDAPAPVELVLLDVGGPIYDDAVYRDALLRATRELAEHEVDGTEFLRVYDAQRQRQRGSLRTAVAEHFLTAGRRKELSDLAESHWEYPSEALHPDVLPVLRELSARYRLAVVANQRSLVTEALRRDGIDEHIDVWAISEVVGAEKPDPAIFRHALYEAGVTAERAVHVGNRLDTDVRGAAAVGVRSVWITRGEAPPEPTAEQLAEPDAVIGSLTELPTVLHRFQGEAA is encoded by the coding sequence ATGAACGAATCCGACGACGCGCCCGCCCCCGTCGAGCTGGTGCTGCTCGACGTGGGCGGGCCGATCTACGACGACGCCGTCTACCGCGACGCGCTGCTGCGCGCCACCCGCGAACTCGCCGAGCACGAAGTGGACGGGACCGAGTTCCTGCGGGTCTACGACGCGCAGCGGCAACGCCAGCGGGGGTCGCTGCGCACGGCGGTGGCCGAGCACTTCCTCACCGCCGGGCGCAGGAAGGAACTGTCCGATCTGGCCGAAAGCCACTGGGAGTACCCGTCCGAAGCGCTGCACCCCGACGTGCTGCCCGTCCTGCGGGAGCTCTCCGCGCGCTACCGCCTGGCCGTGGTGGCCAACCAGCGGAGCCTGGTGACCGAGGCGCTGCGCCGCGACGGGATCGACGAGCACATCGACGTGTGGGCAATCTCGGAGGTCGTTGGGGCCGAGAAGCCCGACCCCGCGATATTCCGGCACGCGCTGTACGAGGCCGGGGTGACGGCCGAACGCGCGGTGCACGTCGGCAACCGGCTGGACACCGACGTGCGCGGCGCGGCGGCCGTGGGCGTCCGCAGCGTGTGGATCACCCGTGGTGAGGCACCTCCCGAACCCACGGCCGAGCAGCTCGCCGAACCGGACGCGGTGATCGGTTCACTGACCGAACTGCCCACCGTGCTGCACCGCTTCCAGGGGGAAGCAGCGTGA